In Ancylothrix sp. D3o, the following are encoded in one genomic region:
- a CDS encoding CsbD family protein gives MSLEERAKATAKNIEGKAQEAMGNVTGDAGDQAEGKMKQGEATVRHSVEDAKDSVKNTIDRA, from the coding sequence ATGAGTTTAGAAGAAAGAGCCAAAGCCACAGCCAAAAATATTGAAGGCAAAGCCCAAGAAGCAATGGGTAACGTCACCGGCGACGCAGGCGATCAAGCCGAAGGCAAAATGAAACAAGGCGAAGCCACTGTTCGCCACAGCGTTGAAGATGCCAAAGATAGTGTTAAAAACACCATCGACCGCGCTTAA